The proteins below are encoded in one region of Lactuca sativa cultivar Salinas chromosome 3, Lsat_Salinas_v11, whole genome shotgun sequence:
- the LOC111880271 gene encoding BTB/POZ domain-containing protein SR1IP1, producing MVDVQENGDPMPTPFDMMHAKKKELMSNAMRRTTEWISSQEIPSDVTINVRGISFSLHKFPLVSKCGYMRKLMSNFKESDHIIEINDIPGGPQGFELGAKFCYGINFELTIQNIAMARCVAEFLEMTENYAIGNLIARTEAYINEVGLKSLTSAVSILQSSETFLPISENIKLVTRCVDSIAFIVMKECEFSMSASGGCSSDGLDSSSSSFCHLKVVDWWAEDLIVLKIHTFQRVLLAMISRGFNKCAFGPILTLYAQKCLQDLEILRKGKNKSDPNQENEKRVVLETIVSLLPREKNAISVNFLSTLLRSSIHLETTMACRLDLEKRIGLQLEQAVLDDILIPSFRFDGDTLFDVDTVQRILMNYNDIESTCDDIQKIRKLMESYFAEIASDCNFSVSKFVNLVECLPKQERGMEDGIYRAIDIYLKAHPALGDNERKKLCNSINFQNLTPETLAHAARNDRLSAETVVQVLYHEQQRLEDKKEDDGSGVLNPLPDDLSSLEKENQDLKFELLKVKMKLKEMKISNSDKSPLIRRSFMNTISKKLVKFTPFLRADHGVSPSVSRSTNKLSKDRRHSIS from the exons ATGGTGGATGTTCAAGAAAACGGAGATCCAATGCCCACACCCTTTGACATGATGCATGCTAAGAAAAAAGAGCTCATGAGTAATGCCATGAGGAGAACTACTGAATG GATTTCCTCCCAGGAAATCCCTAGTGATGTTACAATCAACGTAAGAGGCATTTCTTTTTCATTACACAAG TTTCCATTAGTGTCGAAATGTGGTTACATGAGGAAACTTATGTCAAACTTTAAAGAGAGTGATCACATAATCGAAATCAATGATATCCCAGGTGGGCCCCAAGGATTCGAACTCGGAGCAAAGTTTTGTTATGGAATAAACTTCGAACTAACAATTCAAAACATTGCAATGGCAAGATGTGTGGCTGAGTTTCTTGAAATGACAGAAAACTATGCAATTGGAAACTTAATAGCAAGAACCGAGGCATATATAAACGAAGTGGGACTTAAATCATTGACTTCTGCTGTTTCCATTTTACAATCATCGGAAACTTTCTTGCCAATTTCTGAAAATATCAAACTTGTCACACGTTGTGTAGATAGTATCGCGTTCATAGTCATGAAAGAATGCGAGTTCTCTATGTCAGCAAGTGGAGGATGTAGTAGTGATGGATTggattcttcatcttcttcattttgtCATCTAAAAGTTGTTGATTGGTGGGCTGAAGATTTGATTGTTCTAAAAATTCATACCTTTCAAAGGGTTCTTCTTGCAATGATTTCAAGGGGTTTCAATAAGTGTGCATTTGGTccgattctaacactttatgcccAAAAGTGTCTCCAAGATTTG GAGATATTACGAAAGGGCAAGAACAAAAGTGACCCAAATCAAGAAAACGAGAAAAGGGTAGTTTTGGAAACAATAGTTAGTCTCTTACCAAGAGAAAAAAATGCCATTTCAGTCAATTTCCTTTCAACGCTACTTCGATCTTCAATACACCTTGAAACAACAATGGCATGTAGGCTTGATTTGGAGAAAAGAATAGGGTTACAACTTGAACAAGCTGTATTGGATGACATATTGATTCCTTCTTTTCGGTTTGATGGTGACacattgtttgatgttgacactGTGCAACGAATCTTGATGAATTATAATGATATTGAGAGTACTTGTGATGATATTCAGAAGATTAGGAAGCTCATGGAGAGTTATTTTGCTGAAATTGCTTCGGATTGTAACTTTTCGGTGTCAAAATTTGTAAATCTTGTTGAATGTTTACCGAAGCAAGAAAGGGGAATGGAGGATGGAATCTATAGAGCTATTGATATTTACTTGAAG GCTCACCCGGCTTTAGGTGATAACGAAAGAAAGAAGCTTTGCAATTCGATAAACTTTCAAAACCTAACCCCCGAAACGCTTGCCCATGCTGCCCGAAATGACCGGCTTTCTGCTGAAACGGTAGTTCAAGTTCTTTACCATGAACAACAACGGTTAGAAGATAAGAAAGAGGATGATGGATCCGGAGTACTAAACCCATTACCAGATGATCTTTCAAGTTTAGAAAAAGAAAATCAAGATTTGAAATTTGAGCTCTTGAAAgtgaaaatgaaattaaaagagATGAAGATATCAAATTCTGATAAGTCACCATTGATTCGAAGATCATTCATGAACACCATATCGAAAAAGCTTGTGAAATTTACTCCGTTTTTGAGGGCTGATCATGGGGTTTCACCTTCTGTTAGTAGAAGTACGAATAAGTTAAGTAAAGACAGAAGGCATTCTATTTCTTGA